One Streptomyces lincolnensis genomic region harbors:
- a CDS encoding carbohydrate ABC transporter permease encodes MTATLKWRTWLLYLGVAAVVAYCLAPFYWMLVSSLRRTSDIFDTSLLPAPVSFENYRAVFSPSQGFGRALLNSLIVAGTTTVLALLLATFTAYAMARLEFRFKRLILTLIIATSMFPVVSILVPLLKLFTDIGWINTYQAMIVPSMSFVLPLAVWNLTTFFRQMPDELEQAAMIDGCTRGQAFRKIIIPLAAPGIFTTAIIIFIAAWNEFLIALSMTNRPSIQTAPVAISKFAGASQFDTPFGSQMAAGVLVTIPLVIMVLLFQRRIVAGLTAGAAK; translated from the coding sequence AGTGGTGGCCTACTGCCTGGCCCCCTTCTACTGGATGCTGGTCTCCAGCCTGCGCCGGACCTCGGACATCTTCGACACCTCGCTGCTGCCCGCCCCGGTGTCGTTCGAGAACTACCGTGCGGTCTTCAGCCCCTCCCAGGGCTTCGGCCGCGCCCTGCTCAACAGCCTGATCGTCGCCGGCACGACCACCGTCCTGGCGCTGCTGCTGGCCACGTTCACCGCCTACGCGATGGCCCGGCTGGAGTTCCGCTTCAAGCGGCTGATCCTCACCCTGATCATCGCGACCTCGATGTTCCCGGTCGTGTCGATCCTGGTCCCGCTGCTGAAGCTGTTCACCGACATCGGCTGGATCAACACCTACCAGGCGATGATCGTGCCCAGCATGTCGTTCGTGCTGCCGCTGGCGGTGTGGAATCTGACCACGTTCTTCCGGCAGATGCCCGACGAACTGGAGCAGGCTGCGATGATCGACGGCTGCACCCGCGGCCAGGCGTTCCGCAAGATCATCATCCCGCTCGCCGCACCGGGCATCTTCACCACCGCGATCATCATCTTCATCGCCGCCTGGAACGAGTTCCTCATCGCCCTGTCGATGACGAACCGGCCCAGCATCCAGACCGCGCCGGTCGCCATTTCCAAGTTCGCCGGCGCCAGCCAGTTCGACACCCCGTTCGGCAGCCAGATGGCCGCAGGCGTCCTGGTCACCATCCCACTGGTGATCATGGTGCTGCTCTTCCAGCGCCGCATCGTCGCCGGACTCACCGCGGGCGCGGCCAAGTAA